The DNA region AGCTAAAAGTAAATCGGCTTTCAATTCACCCGCTAACGTCAACATTTGGTCATGTAAACACAATTGATATTGTTCGCCAACGGCTGTCAGTAGCAAGTCATGTTGTTGCACTTCGGCGGATGCGTCAGTTAATAACGACACACGATGCACGCTTGAACTATTGAGTCTAAAGCCGCTCACGAGGCCCCAAGGTGAATATGGGTCGGCGCTGTTTATGGCCAGTGCTTTTGCCGCTTGTTTACGTGACAGCACTTGAAAAAGTCCTGCTAATGCTAACGCAGTATCTGCTTCAATAGCTGCGTCACCAATTAAGGTATCGCCATAGCGTTCAATAAAGTCGGTACAGAAGTCTGCCGCAGCAAAGGCTGGGTGTTCAGCAATGTTGGCTAAAAACTCGATGTTATGTTTAAGGCCACTGATTTGGTATGACTCAAGTGCGTGTACTAAACGTTGTAGTGCGCGAGGGCGCGACTCATCCCATACAATCAGCTTGGCGATCATTGGGTCATAAAAGTTACTGATGACATCGTTTTCACGAATGCCTGAATCTATGCGCACGTGACGATTTTGTTCTGGTTCACGTAAAAAATTGAGCTTACCGCTGGCAGGTAAAAATTCGTTTTGCGGATCTTCAGCGTAAATTCGCACTTCAAATGAGTGGCCATGAATACGCACCTCATCCTGGCGCAGCGGTAACTCCCCCCCACTGGCGACAATTAATTGCCATTTTACTAAGTCTTGACCTGTCACCATTTCGGTTACTGGATGCTCTACTTGCAAGCGGGTGTTCATTTCCATGAAGTAGAAGCTGTTATCTGTGTCGAGCAGAAACTCAACCGTTCCCGCACCGACATAATCAATGGCTTTAGCAGCTGCAACGGCGGCGTTACCCATTTGTGCTCGTAGTTCGTCAGACAAACCGGGGGCTGGCGCTTCTTCAACTACTTTTTGATGGCGACGTTGAATAGAGCAGTCACGATCAGATAAGTAAATAGCGTTGCCTTGAGTGTCGGCAAACACTTGCACTTCAACATGACGTGGTTGACGTAGGTAGCGTTCCATTAACAATTTGTCATTGCCAAATGACGAGCTGGCTTCACGGCGTGCAGATTTAATAGCTTCAAGAATTTCACCGTCGTTTTCAACGATGCGCATTCCTTTACCACCACCACCGTAGGCTGCTTTAATTAATAACGGGAAACCAACAGCATTGGCTTCTGCTATTAACGTGGCATCCGTTTGATCGTCGCCATGATAACCCGGCACTAGGGGGACATTGGCTTTTGACATAATGTCTTTGGCGGCACTTTTGCTGCCCATGGCATCAATCGCATCGCTACCAGGGCCGACAAAGGCGATACCATTTTGCTCACATTTACGGGCAAACTCGGCATTTTCAGATAAAAAACCGTAACCTGGGTGAATGGCTTTCGCACCCGATCTTTTGGCAATATCGATAATTAAATCGGCTTTTAGATATGAGTCCGCTGGGGCGCTGCCACCTAGGTAAAACGATTCATCTGCCATGGCCACATGGCGGGCATCTTTGTCGGCATCGGAATAAAGAGCGATGGTGCGAACACCCATGGTTTGCGCTGTTTTGATAATGCGGCAGGCAATTTCACCACGGTTAGCAATCAGTAATTTGGTAAACATTATTGGGCTCCTTGTGGATCAGATTTAGCGGTTTTCCATGTAGGCGTACGTTTTTCAAAGAAAGCATTAAGGCCTTCTTGACCTTCTTCTGATACACGAATACGAGCAATTTGCTCGCTAGTAAAATCGAGCGTAGCGTCGTCTATCACGCCGTTTTCTAAATGTGATACAAGATTTTTTGCCCATGCCATGCCCTGAGGACTGTTGGCATTAAATGCTGCGATAAAAGGGGCCGCAGCAGCATCTAAGTCGTCGTTAACTTCGTGAATGACTTGATGGGTTAAGGCAACATCAGCACTAAAGCGTTCAGCGGTCAGCATAAAGCGGCGTGATTGGCGATTACCCATGGCACGAATCACATACGGACTTATCACAGCAGGGATAAGACCTAGCTTCACTTCGCTTAAACAAAAACTGGCGCGAGTGTTGGCAATGGCAATATCGCAGCAGCAAATCAACCCTAATGCACCACCAAAGGCTGCGCCTTGTACTAAGGCAATAGTGGGTTTTGGGAACTTGTCTAACACGTGCATCAGCTTGGCAAGCTCATGGGCATCAGTCAGATTTTGTTCAAAGTCCATTTTTGCTTGTTTGCGCATCCAATTGAGGTCGGCGCCAGCACTGAAGTTTTTACCATTAGCACGTAAAATCAACATATTACATTGATTGTTACTGGCAAAGCTTTCGATAGCCTGGATCATCTCGCTAATCATCACTTCATCAAAGGCATTATGCACTTCAACTCGGTTTAAAATGAGCTCTGCTACTCCTTGTTCTAGGCGGCATTCAATGAACTTATATTGGTTTGATAACATTATTTTTTACTCCTTATTCGCTGAATTAACCACATGAATTACATGCGGAACACCCCAAAGCGGGTGTCTTCAATGGGAGCATTTAATGCTGCCGATAAGGCTAAACCGACCACGTCGCGTGTTTGTGCCGGATCAATAATGCCATCATCCCAAAGACGGGCACTGGCATGATACGGATGTCCCTCTTTTTCGTATTGCTCAACAATCGGCTTACGGAAAGCTTGTTCATCTTCTACAGACCATTCAACGCCTTTACGGGCTAAACCATCGCGGCGCACTGTGGCTAATACGCCAGCAGCTTGTTCTCCGCCCATTACCGAAATACGGGCGTTAGGCCACATCCACATCATGGTAGGTTCGAATGCGCGCCCACACATGCCGTAGTTACCCGCACCGTAACTGCCACCGATAATCACGGTAAATTTAGGCACATTGGCACAAGACACCGCGGTCACCATTTTGGCGCCATGTTTAGCAATGCCTTCATGTTCATATTTTTTACCCACCATAAAGCCGGTAATATTTTGCAGGAATAACAGCGGAATTTTACGTTGGCAACACAGTTCAATGAAGTGAGCGCCTTTTTGCGCCGACTCCGAAAACAAAATGCCGTTATTAGCCACAATACCGACAGGGTAACCATGTATACTCGCAAAACCACACACTAAGGTTGCACCGTAGTTGGCTTTAAATTCGTCAAAGTCTGAGTCATCAACCACACGGGCAATGACTTCTTTTACATCAAACGGCTTTTTAAGATCGGTACCGACAATGCCGTACAATTCATGGATATCGAACTTAGGTGGTTTGACTGGGCTTAATAGGCTTTTGATTTCTTTTTGATGATTAAGACGCAGTATTGCACGGCGAGCAAGCTCAAGGGCGTGGTCGTCATTTTGCGCTAAATGATCGGCAACACCGGATATTTTAGTGTGAACTTCTGCACCGCCAAGCTCTTCTGCACTGACTTCTTCGCCCGTCGCTGCTTTCACTAATGGAGGTCCGGCTAAAAAGATGGTGCCTTGTTCTTTGACAATAATTGACTCATCGGCCATGGCAGGTACATAAGCACCGCCTGCGGTACACAAACCCATGACGACGGCAATTTGTGGAATACCTTTAGCTGACATCTGTGCTTGGTTATAGAAAATTCGGCCGAAATGATCGCGATCTGGAAATACTTCATCTTGGCGAGGTAAATTCGCGCCACCAGAATCGACTAAGTAGATACACGGTAAGTGGCAACGGCTGGCAATGTCTTGCGCACGTAAATGCTTTTTAACAGTAATAGGGTAGTAGGTGCCACCTTTTACTGTGGCGTCGTTGGCAATAATCATGCACTCAACACCACTGACTCTACCAATACCAGCAATGACGCCAGCAGCAGGGACTTCTTCGTCATAAACTTCGTAAGCGGCAAATTGCGATATTTCTAAAAAGGGTGAACCTGGGTCGAGCAGCTTTTCAACGCGCTGGCGTGGCAATAATTTACCACGAGATAAATGGCGTTCTAATGCGACAGGGCCGCCACCTTGTTCGATTTTATTTAGTTTTTGTTGAAGATCATCGACCAATAACGCCATGCTGTCTGACTTGGCTTTAAATTCGTCACTGCGAGGATTGATACGGCTGCTAAGTTGCGTCATTTCTATATCCTTAATGAAGCAAAAAATAGGGGGCTTGATTAAGACGACATGACACGCTTGATATGCCGTCTTCGTACTGGAATGCTAGTTACTTTGACTCGTTAAACAATTCGCGACCAATTAACATGCGGCGAATTTCAGAGGTGCCTGCACCAATTTCGTAAAGCTTAGCATCACGCAATAAACGGCCGGTGGCGTATTCGTTGACATAGCCATTGCCGCCGAGTAATTGAATCGCATCTAAGGCCATTTTAGTGGCAAGTTCTGCACTGTATAAAATCGCACCAGCGGCGTCTTTACGAGTAGTTTCACCGCGGTCACAAGATTTAGCTACGCTGTAAACATATGATCGAGCAGCGTTCATACCTGTGTACATATCAGCCAGTTTGCCTTGTACTAATTGGAATTGGCCAATGGATTGTCCAAACTGTTCGCGTTCATGAATGTACGGGATTACGATGTCCATACAAGCAGACATAATGCCCAATGGCCCACCAGACAACACCACTCGTTCGTAATCAAGGCCGCTCATTAGCACTTTTACGCCATTGTTGAGGCCGCCTAAGATGTTTTCTTCTGGCACTTCGCAATCTTCAAATACCAATTCACAAGTGTTCGAACCGCGCATACCGAGCTTGTCGAGTTTCTGAGCTTGGCTAAAACCTTTCGATTCACGCTCGACGATAAAAGCGCTAATGCCATGTGCGCCTTTTTCTAAGTCGGTTTTTGCGTAAATCACATAGGTATGGGCATCAGGACCGTTAGTGATCCACATTTTATTGCCATTTAAGATGTAGCGATCGCCTTCTTTGCGAGCATGCAGTTTCATTGAAACCACATCAGAACCCGCATTGGGTTCGCTCATGGCAAGTGCACCAATGTGCTCGCCGCTGACGAGCTTAGGTAAGTATTTGGCTTTTTGAGCGTCATTACCATTACGGTTAATTTGGTTCACACATAAGTTTGAATGAGCGCCATAACTTAATCCAATAGATGCTGATGCGCGGGAGATTTCTTCCATTGCCACCACGTGAGCCAGATAGCCCATGTTAGCGCCGCCATATTGCTCATCAACAGTGACACCTAATAAACCCATATCGCCAAGTACTGACCATAATTGATTTGGAAACGCATTGTCGATATCGACTTGGGCGGCCATGGGGGCAATTTCGTTGGCGGCAAAACCACGAACGGCGTCACGTAACATATCTACATCTTCACCTAAACCGAAGTTTAGGCTGGTATATAAGTTGCTCATTTGCTTGTGTCCTGTTGAATTTTTATTATCGTCTGGCAATAAATGTGCTGCCAACGCTTTATGGTTGCGTTTTTGGCAGTGGGGCAAAGCTATTGGCTGAATTGAGTCAGCCATTTATATTTTGTTGTTATTTGGTTTTGTTAACTGAGTTATCCACTAATGCCGCTTTACATTGCTGCTCGGCGGAGTTGAGTTCCATGAGCACAACTTTAATGTCGTCCATTTGTTGTTGTAATGCTGATTTTTTGTCGTTAACCAAGTCAAGCATGGTGTTGAGCTGAGTAGAGCTACTTTTATCTGCATCGTAAAGCTCAAATAGACGGCGGGTTTCAGCTAACGAAAAGCCAAGGCGTTTACCGCGTAATATGAGTTTTAAACGGACTCGGTCTTTCAGGCTGTATATGCGTGTTTGTCCACGACGCTTAGGTTTAATCAAACCTTGATCTTCGTAAAAGCGAATACTGCGGGTGGTGATATCAAATTCTTTTGATAAGTCACTGATAGAATATGTCGATTGTGGGTTATGGATTGTGCTCATCATGTCACCAAAAGTGTTCCTTTTGATGCAAGATATATGAAGTTTACGTAAAGGTAAAGTTTGCAAGGGTGGGTTTCAAATTATATTTGGCTAAGTGTGTGTTAATTTTGCTTGCCACTTATGGGGGTATTATACCTTAACCTATTGTTATTTTGTGGATATTTTATTAGTGGTTATTGGGTTGCTTGCAATTAAACACTCGATTGAAACTATAGGCTTTTTTGTCAATGTTGATGGATGTTATCCCTTTGTCTAATTGGGCTATTCGATGAATTCTGCTCATAATCATTACAATATAAGTTGATGAATGGAGAGCAACATGGCTGATTTGGGACTATCAATGCACGCACAATCGATAGCCGAGCCCGAAGTCTTTTGGCAACAAGCAGCAAAGGCCATTAGTTGGGACCTTGCGCCAAAAATGGTCTTAGATGATAGCAACAAACCTTTTTATCGTTGGTTTGCTGATGGAAAAATGAATACTTGTTTTAATGCTTTAGATCGCCATGTATTGGCAGGAAGAGGAGAGCAAACTGCGATTCATTATATTAGCCCTGTCACTCAAAATGAATACTCAATCAGTTATCAATCTGTATTGGCGCAGGTAAAACGATTGGCTGGATTGATGGTGTCTCTAGGTGTTGAAAAAGGTGACCGAGTGGTTATTTACATGCCAATGGTGCCAGAAACTGCCTATGCCATGCTGGCATGTGCTCGAATTGGCGCTATCCACTCAGTGGTATTTGGTGGTTTTGCAGCGAATGAGTTGTCGACCCGCATTAATGATGCCAAACCTAAACTAATCTTATCAGCTTCTTGCGGTATTGAGCCTTCTGGTGTTGTACCGTATAAGCCTCTACTTGATGACGCATTATCTCAAGCAAGTCATAAAGTTGACCATTGTATTATTTTAAATCGTACTGAATTCCAAGCTGAGCTTATCTCGCCCCGAGATGTTAATTGGTACGAAGCGCTAGTAGATGCGCCAGACGCTGAGTGTGTATCGCTCGATGCAACCGATCCTTTGTATGTGTTATATACCTCAGGCACAACAGGGCAACCTAAAGGTGTTGTGCGTGATAATGGCGGCCATGCTGTTGCATTAGCGTGGTCGATGAAACACATTTATGACATTGGTGTAGGCGATGTTTTTTGGGCTGCATCCGATGTGGGTTGGGTGGTGGGGCACTCGTACATTGTATATGGGCCATTACTGGTTGGCGCAACAACCATAATGTATGAAGGTAAGCCTATTGGTACTCCTGATGCTGGCGCATTTTGGCGTATTATCGAACAAAAACAAGTGCGGAGCTTTTTTACTGCACCAACGGCCATTCGTGCCATTAAGCGGGAAGATCCAGAAGGCGACTTTATCAAACAATTTGATTTATCCTGTCTGAAGCAAATGTATTTAGCGGGTGAGCGTTGCGATCCTGAAACCCTAAACTGGAGTCAGCGACACTTAGGTAAACCTGTGGTTGATCACTGGTGGCAAACTGAAACTGGTTGGCCTGTGGCGGCAAATTTAATGGGAACTGACCCTATTGAAATTAAAGCGGGTTCGCCAGCAAGAGCTGTGCCTGGTTATCAAGTTGAAATTTTAGATGCCATGGGCGAACAAGTGGCCACGAATGAAAGTGGAAATGTAGTCATTAAACAGCCCTTACCACCGGGTACGTTGACGACTTTATGGCAAAACGATAAACGCTATATCGACAGTTACTTGTCTATGTATCCAGGTTATTACTTAACCGGAGATGCGGGTTATATTGATGAGGATGGTTATTTATACATTATGAGCCGTATTGACGACATCATAAATG from Shewanella polaris includes:
- a CDS encoding acetyl/propionyl/methylcrotonyl-CoA carboxylase subunit alpha, which translates into the protein MFTKLLIANRGEIACRIIKTAQTMGVRTIALYSDADKDARHVAMADESFYLGGSAPADSYLKADLIIDIAKRSGAKAIHPGYGFLSENAEFARKCEQNGIAFVGPGSDAIDAMGSKSAAKDIMSKANVPLVPGYHGDDQTDATLIAEANAVGFPLLIKAAYGGGGKGMRIVENDGEILEAIKSARREASSSFGNDKLLMERYLRQPRHVEVQVFADTQGNAIYLSDRDCSIQRRHQKVVEEAPAPGLSDELRAQMGNAAVAAAKAIDYVGAGTVEFLLDTDNSFYFMEMNTRLQVEHPVTEMVTGQDLVKWQLIVASGGELPLRQDEVRIHGHSFEVRIYAEDPQNEFLPASGKLNFLREPEQNRHVRIDSGIRENDVISNFYDPMIAKLIVWDESRPRALQRLVHALESYQISGLKHNIEFLANIAEHPAFAAADFCTDFIERYGDTLIGDAAIEADTALALAGLFQVLSRKQAAKALAINSADPYSPWGLVSGFRLNSSSVHRVSLLTDASAEVQQHDLLLTAVGEQYQLCLHDQMLTLAGELKADLLLAEINGHKSKIPVSHQGDDFTLFLPSGSYHFKAILAQVIEEVINHADKLKAPMNGTVVTHLVEVGEQVKAGQGLLVMEAMKMEYTIEAPFDGVVSEFYFQSGELVSDGAQLLNVEPLAIEANVEEA
- a CDS encoding enoyl-CoA hydratase-related protein; amino-acid sequence: MLSNQYKFIECRLEQGVAELILNRVEVHNAFDEVMISEMIQAIESFASNNQCNMLILRANGKNFSAGADLNWMRKQAKMDFEQNLTDAHELAKLMHVLDKFPKPTIALVQGAAFGGALGLICCCDIAIANTRASFCLSEVKLGLIPAVISPYVIRAMGNRQSRRFMLTAERFSADVALTHQVIHEVNDDLDAAAAPFIAAFNANSPQGMAWAKNLVSHLENGVIDDATLDFTSEQIARIRVSEEGQEGLNAFFEKRTPTWKTAKSDPQGAQ
- a CDS encoding carboxyl transferase domain-containing protein; the encoded protein is MTQLSSRINPRSDEFKAKSDSMALLVDDLQQKLNKIEQGGGPVALERHLSRGKLLPRQRVEKLLDPGSPFLEISQFAAYEVYDEEVPAAGVIAGIGRVSGVECMIIANDATVKGGTYYPITVKKHLRAQDIASRCHLPCIYLVDSGGANLPRQDEVFPDRDHFGRIFYNQAQMSAKGIPQIAVVMGLCTAGGAYVPAMADESIIVKEQGTIFLAGPPLVKAATGEEVSAEELGGAEVHTKISGVADHLAQNDDHALELARRAILRLNHQKEIKSLLSPVKPPKFDIHELYGIVGTDLKKPFDVKEVIARVVDDSDFDEFKANYGATLVCGFASIHGYPVGIVANNGILFSESAQKGAHFIELCCQRKIPLLFLQNITGFMVGKKYEHEGIAKHGAKMVTAVSCANVPKFTVIIGGSYGAGNYGMCGRAFEPTMMWMWPNARISVMGGEQAAGVLATVRRDGLARKGVEWSVEDEQAFRKPIVEQYEKEGHPYHASARLWDDGIIDPAQTRDVVGLALSAALNAPIEDTRFGVFRM
- a CDS encoding isovaleryl-CoA dehydrogenase; protein product: MSNLYTSLNFGLGEDVDMLRDAVRGFAANEIAPMAAQVDIDNAFPNQLWSVLGDMGLLGVTVDEQYGGANMGYLAHVVAMEEISRASASIGLSYGAHSNLCVNQINRNGNDAQKAKYLPKLVSGEHIGALAMSEPNAGSDVVSMKLHARKEGDRYILNGNKMWITNGPDAHTYVIYAKTDLEKGAHGISAFIVERESKGFSQAQKLDKLGMRGSNTCELVFEDCEVPEENILGGLNNGVKVLMSGLDYERVVLSGGPLGIMSACMDIVIPYIHEREQFGQSIGQFQLVQGKLADMYTGMNAARSYVYSVAKSCDRGETTRKDAAGAILYSAELATKMALDAIQLLGGNGYVNEYATGRLLRDAKLYEIGAGTSEIRRMLIGRELFNESK
- a CDS encoding MerR family transcriptional regulator produces the protein MSTIHNPQSTYSISDLSKEFDITTRSIRFYEDQGLIKPKRRGQTRIYSLKDRVRLKLILRGKRLGFSLAETRRLFELYDADKSSSTQLNTMLDLVNDKKSALQQQMDDIKVVLMELNSAEQQCKAALVDNSVNKTK
- a CDS encoding propionyl-CoA synthetase, with product MADLGLSMHAQSIAEPEVFWQQAAKAISWDLAPKMVLDDSNKPFYRWFADGKMNTCFNALDRHVLAGRGEQTAIHYISPVTQNEYSISYQSVLAQVKRLAGLMVSLGVEKGDRVVIYMPMVPETAYAMLACARIGAIHSVVFGGFAANELSTRINDAKPKLILSASCGIEPSGVVPYKPLLDDALSQASHKVDHCIILNRTEFQAELISPRDVNWYEALVDAPDAECVSLDATDPLYVLYTSGTTGQPKGVVRDNGGHAVALAWSMKHIYDIGVGDVFWAASDVGWVVGHSYIVYGPLLVGATTIMYEGKPIGTPDAGAFWRIIEQKQVRSFFTAPTAIRAIKREDPEGDFIKQFDLSCLKQMYLAGERCDPETLNWSQRHLGKPVVDHWWQTETGWPVAANLMGTDPIEIKAGSPARAVPGYQVEILDAMGEQVATNESGNVVIKQPLPPGTLTTLWQNDKRYIDSYLSMYPGYYLTGDAGYIDEDGYLYIMSRIDDIINVAGHRLSTGRFEEVLCQHEAVAEAAVIGVQDKLKGQVPLGLVVLKNGVTLSDEVLYKELLALVRHEIGPVAAFRLVSAVQKLPKTRSGKILRATMRKIADNNEYTVPATIEDPMTLDIIRSALTKMGYADALAKELTV